The Euleptes europaea isolate rEulEur1 chromosome 19, rEulEur1.hap1, whole genome shotgun sequence genome includes a window with the following:
- the MAD2L2 gene encoding mitotic spindle assembly checkpoint protein MAD2B isoform X1 produces the protein MTTLTRQDLNFGQVVADVLSEFLEVAVHLILYVREVYPTGIFQKRKKYNIPVQMSCHPELNQYIQDTLHCIKPLLEKNDVEKVVVVILDKEHHPVERFVFEITQPPLLSISSDSLLNHVEQLLRAFILKISVCDAVLDNNPPGCTFTVLVHTREAATRNMEKIQVIKDFPWILADEQDVHMQDPRLIPLKTMTSDILKMQLYVEERAQKGS, from the exons TTGTTGCTGATGTACTTTCTGAATTTTTGGAAGTGGCTGTCCACCTCATTCTTTATGTCCGGGAAGTCTACCCCACTGGGATTTTCCAGAAGAGGAAAAAATACAACATACCTGTCCAG ATGTCTTGCCACCCGGAGCTGAATCAGTACATCCAAGACACCCTTCATTGTATCAAACCACTGCTGGAAAAG AATGACGTGGAAAAGGTCGTGGTGGTCATCCTGGACAAAGAGCATCATCCGGTGGAGCGGTTTGTTTTTGAAATCACGCAGCCGCCCCTGTTGTCAATCAG CTCCGATTCCCTCCTGAACCACGTGGAACAGCTGCTGCGTGCTTTTATTCTGAAGATCAGCGTGTGTGATGCGGTACTGGATAACAATCCACCAG GCTGTACTTTCACGGTCTTAGTCCACACAAGAGAAGCTGCCACCCGGAACATGGAAAAGATCCAGGTGATCAAG GATTTCCCCTGGATCCTAGCAGACGAACAGGACGTCCACATGCAAGACCCACGGCTGATCCCTTTGAAGACCATGACCTCGGATATTTTGAAG ATGCAGCTTTATGTCGAGGAGCGTGCTCAGAAAGGCAGCTGA
- the MAD2L2 gene encoding mitotic spindle assembly checkpoint protein MAD2B isoform X2 has protein sequence MTTLTRQDLNFGQVVADVLSEFLEVAVHLILYVREVYPTGIFQKRKKYNIPVQNDVEKVVVVILDKEHHPVERFVFEITQPPLLSISSDSLLNHVEQLLRAFILKISVCDAVLDNNPPGCTFTVLVHTREAATRNMEKIQVIKDFPWILADEQDVHMQDPRLIPLKTMTSDILKMQLYVEERAQKGS, from the exons TTGTTGCTGATGTACTTTCTGAATTTTTGGAAGTGGCTGTCCACCTCATTCTTTATGTCCGGGAAGTCTACCCCACTGGGATTTTCCAGAAGAGGAAAAAATACAACATACCTGTCCAG AATGACGTGGAAAAGGTCGTGGTGGTCATCCTGGACAAAGAGCATCATCCGGTGGAGCGGTTTGTTTTTGAAATCACGCAGCCGCCCCTGTTGTCAATCAG CTCCGATTCCCTCCTGAACCACGTGGAACAGCTGCTGCGTGCTTTTATTCTGAAGATCAGCGTGTGTGATGCGGTACTGGATAACAATCCACCAG GCTGTACTTTCACGGTCTTAGTCCACACAAGAGAAGCTGCCACCCGGAACATGGAAAAGATCCAGGTGATCAAG GATTTCCCCTGGATCCTAGCAGACGAACAGGACGTCCACATGCAAGACCCACGGCTGATCCCTTTGAAGACCATGACCTCGGATATTTTGAAG ATGCAGCTTTATGTCGAGGAGCGTGCTCAGAAAGGCAGCTGA